Proteins encoded in a region of the Acidobacteriota bacterium genome:
- the rpoB gene encoding DNA-directed RNA polymerase subunit beta, producing MINNPLQQGSVGLGVRTSKSPERVDFSKIQTSAQIPNLIEVQRESYNRFLQMDLIPEERDKTGLNSVFSSIFPVTDFRETATLEYVEYQIGNWQCKCGNLEGLEHLRANCKNCGSKIKVDPFSPAEVLCNSCMTFNAVRPKLCSNCGEPVGLKHKHDQQECQERGMSYSVPLKVKIRLTVYDKDPETGTSTIRDIKEEDVFFGEIPLMTENGTFIINGTERVIVSQLHRSPGVFFKGDRDEYLAKIIPYRGSWVEFEYDQKGLLHARLGKRKILATIFLRALGLWLSPQIDMKTVSDSILEEVVKSAEYTNADILKLFYTIDEVELDKGKVFIKVKKDGASHLAGLRAAENIKDGKEDVVRTGKKITKSALSDLRKLKTTRVEIDPADLEGAVALADIVNTETGEVLMESNTEISTAKLQQMIDEGVGSFEIFFPKGDDIGEVIANTLKKDSINKPVDALLEIYRKMRPGDPPTVPTAYHLLEGMFFDARRFDLSRVGRLKFNIKMGRPERDRIDDPLLEAKDFIEVVNYLLRMKRDSDHYSQDDIDHLGNRRVRAVGELLENQFRIGLERMERAIKEKMSIQQDMFTTMPRDLVNAKPVTAAVREFFGSSQLSQFMDQTNPLSEITHKRRLSALGPGGLSRERAGFEVRDVHPTHYGRICPIETPEGPNIGLISSLSCFARINEFGFIESPYRKVEEGRVVEYVKVYNGGDTPFKPHEHVPQEAVEKANRKVAKEGGKEAVFEPFPFYLTAWEEDRYVIGQANIELDAKGAIVNERNAARRRGEFITADRDEIQYMDVSPKQLVSVAASLIPFLENDDANRALMGSNMQRQSVPLLRAEAPYVGTGMERIAARDSGAVVIAKRDGVVDYVDSERIIVKADHNVDGTISREVTADIYSLVKFTRSNQNTCINQRPIVQVGERVRKGQVVADGPCTDRGELALGRNVLVAFMPWRGYNFEDAILVSERLVKDDYYTSIHIEELEIEARDTKLGPEEITRDIPNVGENMLRDLDESGVIRIGAQVKPGSILVGKVTPKGETQLTAEEKLLRAIFGEKAGDVKDASLTCPPGIDGTVVDVQVFTRKGQEKDQRSLDIEGMQEDALRRDLEDEIRILQEQRDERISELFDGRKLTKDLTEDKEVILKKGTALDRETLKTISLKVLKTAEVAAGNIDIKSEVKEYEQRTERQISILSDIYDEKITKLKQGDELPPGVIKMVKVFVAMKRKLSVGDKMAGRHGNKGVIARILPEEDMPYLPDGTPVEIVLNPLGVPSRMNVGQILETHLGWAARVLGFHFATPVFDGASEAEIKEYIKQANDKFDDLNLPNSVGPSGKTRLYDGLTGEVFEQKVTVGYIYMLKLSHLVDDKIHARSIGPYSLITQQPLGGKAQFGGQRFGEMEVWALEAYGAAHILQELLTCKSDDVAGRSKIYETIVKGVSDFEPGIPESFNVLVRELQSLCLDVELMTEDMIDPDAVVAGVDTLVGVD from the coding sequence ATGATCAATAATCCGCTACAACAAGGTTCGGTCGGTCTCGGGGTAAGGACCAGCAAGTCCCCCGAACGCGTCGATTTCTCAAAGATCCAGACCTCGGCACAGATCCCGAACCTGATAGAAGTTCAGCGTGAATCATACAACCGCTTTCTTCAGATGGACCTGATCCCTGAAGAGCGGGATAAGACGGGCCTGAATTCCGTGTTCAGCTCGATCTTTCCGGTGACCGATTTTCGCGAGACGGCGACGCTTGAATACGTCGAGTACCAGATCGGAAACTGGCAGTGCAAGTGTGGCAATCTTGAGGGGCTTGAGCACCTGCGTGCCAATTGTAAGAACTGCGGCTCAAAGATAAAGGTCGACCCCTTCAGCCCGGCCGAGGTCCTGTGCAATAGCTGTATGACCTTTAACGCCGTTCGCCCGAAGCTTTGCTCAAACTGCGGCGAACCGGTCGGCCTGAAGCACAAGCACGACCAGCAGGAATGCCAGGAGCGGGGAATGTCGTACAGCGTTCCGCTCAAGGTCAAGATCCGCCTCACGGTTTATGATAAGGACCCCGAAACGGGAACCTCGACCATCCGCGACATCAAGGAAGAGGATGTCTTCTTTGGCGAGATCCCGCTGATGACCGAGAACGGCACGTTCATCATCAATGGAACGGAGCGAGTTATCGTCTCGCAGCTTCACCGCTCGCCCGGAGTTTTCTTTAAGGGCGACCGCGATGAGTATCTCGCGAAGATCATTCCGTACCGCGGTTCTTGGGTCGAATTTGAGTATGACCAGAAGGGCCTGCTCCATGCACGGCTCGGCAAGCGAAAGATCCTTGCGACCATTTTCCTGCGGGCACTCGGCCTGTGGCTCTCGCCGCAGATCGATATGAAGACCGTCTCGGACAGCATTCTCGAAGAGGTCGTCAAGAGTGCCGAATATACCAATGCAGATATTTTGAAGCTCTTTTACACCATCGATGAGGTCGAGCTCGATAAGGGCAAGGTCTTTATCAAGGTGAAGAAGGACGGTGCCTCGCACCTTGCCGGCCTGCGTGCGGCCGAGAACATCAAGGACGGCAAGGAAGACGTTGTCCGCACCGGCAAGAAGATCACCAAATCGGCCCTTTCCGACCTTCGAAAGCTGAAGACGACACGGGTCGAGATCGACCCAGCAGACCTCGAAGGAGCGGTCGCTCTGGCAGACATCGTCAACACCGAGACCGGCGAGGTCCTGATGGAGTCGAACACCGAGATCTCGACGGCAAAGCTCCAGCAGATGATCGACGAGGGCGTCGGCAGCTTCGAGATCTTTTTCCCGAAGGGCGACGATATCGGCGAGGTCATCGCCAACACGCTCAAGAAGGACTCGATCAATAAGCCGGTCGATGCTCTGCTTGAGATCTACCGCAAGATGCGGCCCGGCGATCCGCCAACCGTCCCGACGGCTTATCACCTGCTTGAAGGGATGTTCTTCGATGCTCGCCGGTTCGACCTCTCGCGGGTCGGGCGGTTGAAGTTCAATATCAAGATGGGCCGCCCGGAGCGCGACCGAATTGACGATCCGCTCCTCGAAGCAAAGGATTTCATCGAAGTCGTCAATTATCTTCTTCGGATGAAGAGGGACAGCGATCACTATTCGCAGGACGACATCGACCACCTCGGTAATCGCCGCGTTCGCGCGGTCGGCGAGTTGCTCGAGAACCAGTTCCGCATCGGCCTTGAGCGGATGGAGCGTGCGATCAAGGAGAAGATGTCGATCCAGCAAGACATGTTCACCACGATGCCGCGCGACCTCGTCAACGCTAAGCCGGTAACGGCCGCGGTCCGCGAATTCTTCGGTTCATCGCAGCTTTCGCAGTTCATGGACCAGACGAACCCGCTCTCCGAAATTACGCACAAGCGTCGTCTTTCGGCTCTTGGGCCGGGCGGGCTTTCGCGTGAGCGTGCCGGATTTGAGGTCCGCGACGTCCACCCGACGCACTATGGCCGCATCTGTCCAATCGAGACGCCTGAAGGCCCGAACATCGGCCTCATCTCGTCGCTTTCGTGCTTTGCCAGGATCAATGAGTTCGGCTTCATCGAGTCGCCTTACCGAAAGGTCGAGGAAGGCCGCGTGGTCGAATACGTGAAGGTTTACAATGGCGGCGATACGCCGTTCAAGCCGCACGAGCACGTTCCGCAAGAGGCTGTCGAGAAGGCAAATAGAAAGGTCGCAAAGGAAGGCGGAAAGGAAGCAGTGTTTGAGCCCTTCCCGTTCTACCTGACGGCTTGGGAAGAAGATCGCTACGTCATCGGACAGGCGAACATCGAGCTCGACGCTAAGGGAGCTATCGTCAATGAACGAAATGCGGCCCGCCGCCGCGGAGAGTTCATCACGGCCGACCGCGACGAGATCCAGTATATGGACGTCTCGCCGAAGCAGCTCGTTTCGGTAGCCGCATCGCTTATTCCGTTCCTTGAGAACGACGACGCTAACCGAGCTCTCATGGGCTCGAACATGCAACGTCAGTCGGTGCCGCTGCTTCGTGCTGAGGCTCCTTATGTTGGAACCGGAATGGAGCGGATCGCCGCCCGTGATTCGGGTGCGGTGGTTATCGCCAAACGTGACGGCGTGGTCGATTATGTCGATTCCGAACGCATCATCGTCAAGGCTGACCATAACGTTGACGGCACCATATCGCGTGAGGTGACGGCCGACATCTATTCGCTGGTCAAGTTCACGCGTTCGAACCAGAACACGTGTATCAACCAGCGGCCGATCGTCCAGGTCGGCGAACGCGTCCGCAAGGGACAGGTCGTCGCCGACGGGCCTTGTACAGACCGCGGCGAACTTGCTCTCGGCCGAAACGTGCTGGTGGCATTTATGCCATGGCGCGGATATAACTTTGAGGACGCGATCCTCGTCTCCGAGCGGCTCGTTAAAGACGACTACTATACGTCGATCCATATCGAGGAGCTTGAGATCGAGGCGCGTGACACAAAGCTCGGCCCCGAGGAGATCACCCGCGATATTCCCAACGTCGGCGAGAATATGCTTCGCGACCTTGATGAATCGGGCGTTATCCGCATCGGTGCTCAGGTCAAGCCGGGCTCGATCCTGGTCGGAAAGGTAACGCCGAAGGGCGAGACCCAATTGACCGCTGAAGAAAAACTTCTCCGTGCGATCTTCGGCGAAAAGGCCGGCGACGTTAAGGACGCTTCGCTCACATGCCCTCCGGGCATTGACGGAACGGTCGTTGACGTTCAGGTCTTTACCCGCAAGGGCCAGGAAAAAGACCAGCGTAGCCTCGATATCGAGGGGATGCAGGAAGATGCTCTTCGCCGCGACCTTGAGGACGAGATCCGCATTCTGCAGGAGCAGCGTGACGAGCGTATCAGTGAGCTATTCGATGGCCGCAAGCTGACGAAGGACCTGACCGAGGACAAGGAAGTCATTCTCAAAAAGGGAACGGCCCTTGACCGCGAAACGCTCAAGACCATTTCGCTCAAGGTGCTTAAGACGGCAGAGGTCGCCGCGGGCAACATTGATATTAAGAGCGAGGTCAAGGAATACGAACAGCGGACCGAACGTCAGATCAGCATCCTCTCGGACATCTACGACGAGAAGATCACCAAGCTGAAGCAGGGCGACGAACTACCGCCGGGCGTTATCAAGATGGTCAAAGTCTTTGTCGCGATGAAGCGTAAGCTTTCGGTCGGCGACAAGATGGCCGGTCGCCACGGTAACAAGGGCGTCATCGCCCGCATTCTGCCGGAAGAGGATATGCCGTATCTTCCCGATGGAACGCCGGTCGAGATCGTTCTCAATCCGCTCGGTGTGCCCTCGCGTATGAACGTCGGGCAGATCCTTGAAACCCATCTCGGATGGGCGGCCCGCGTGCTCGGGTTCCACTTTGCGACCCCCGTTTTTGACGGAGCAAGCGAAGCGGAGATCAAGGAATACATCAAGCAGGCGAACGATAAGTTCGATGACCTTAACCTGCCGAATTCGGTCGGCCCCTCGGGCAAGACTCGGCTTTACGACGGGCTTACGGGCGAGGTGTTCGAGCAGAAGGTGACCGTCGGGTACATTTATATGCTCAAGCTCTCGCACCTTGTGGACGACAAGATCCACGCCCGCTCGATCGGGCCGTACAGCTTGATCACGCAGCAGCCGCTCGGCGGTAAGGCACAGTTTGGCGGACAGCGGTTCGGTGAGATGGAGGTCTGGGCACTTGAGGCCTACGGTGCCGCCCATATCCTTCAGGAACTGCTGACCTGCAAATCGGACGATGTGGCCGGTAGGTCGAAGATCTACGAGACGATCGTTAAGGGTGTTTCGGATTTCGAACCGGGCATTCCGGAATCGTTCAACGTGCTTGTCCGCGAACTGCAGTCGCTCTGCCTTGATGTTGAGCTGATGACCGAGGACATGATCGACCCCGATGCCGTCGTTGCCGGTGTCGATACTTTGGTCGGAGTTGATTAA